TCTAATCGCTTTGATTATCATGCTGATTCCAGGAGCGCTCGCTGCCCTTGGGATCAAGCTGATGAGAGATATGCTTTTCGGGATCCTGCAGCCTCCCATCCCGTATCTTTGGCTGCAATTTATCATTGGATTGGTTTTCTTCGTTTGCGGTTTAGGTTTCAT
The nucleotide sequence above comes from Bacillus sp. KH172YL63. Encoded proteins:
- a CDS encoding DUF2627 domain-containing protein, giving the protein MVRLIALIIMLIPGALAALGIKLMRDMLFGILQPPIPYLWLQFIIGLVFFVCGLGFIAGFVLHRDRKQNKVQSRFNKKG